The sequence TTTTGACTTTGGGCTGGCGATTGTTTTGGTGGTGATCACTTTACTACCGCTGGGATTCAGGGCGTCCATCATTGTAATGATCTCTATTCCATTGTCTCTTGCTTTGGGACTGATCACGATGGATCTTATGGGATATTCCCTCAATCAGCTGAGTATTGTAGGACTAGTGGTTGCATTGGGACTATTGGTGGATGACAGTATCGTAGTGGTAGAAAATATAGAAAGGTGGCTTAGAGAGGGCCACTCGAGAAAAGATGCCATCCTGAAAGGAACCAAACAGATCGGTATCGCAGTTGTGGGCTGTACGGCAACCTTGGTGATTGCATTCCTACCGCTGGCATTCCTGCCTGATATTGCGGGGGAGTTCATCCGTAGCCTTCCGATGGCGGTCATGACAAGCGTGCTGGCATCAATGATCGTTGCATTGACCTTGGTACCTTTTTTAGGAAGTAAAATATTGAAGACACATACTCACGGTGAAGGAAATTTCTTTCTAAAACATCTGCAAAGATTTTTAAGCTATTCATACAAGGGCATCATGCCTGTCGCTTTGAAGTGGCCTAAAGCAACTGTAGGAATTTCTATCGGGTTGAGTGTGCTGGCATTCTTCCTGTTTTCTCTGGCAGGTTTCAAGCTCTTCCCTACTTCTGAAAAACCAATGTTTTTGGTGAATATAAAGATGCCTCTGCAGGCCGACATTCCCGAAAGTGACCGTGTAACGAAACTGATAGAAAAAGAATTAAAGAAAGAGAGTGAAATTGTCTATTTCACCTCGAACGTCGGCAAAGGAAACCCACAGATCTATTATAATGTCCATCAGCAGGATGTAAAGCCCGACTTTGCCCAGATCTTCGTACAGATGGATGAAAAGGCCGGTCCTGATACAAAGACAGAATTAATAAAAAAACTTCGAAACAAATTCGCAGATTTCCCATACGCAAGAATTGAAGTTAAAGATTTCGAACAAGGGACTCCCGTCGAAGCCAATATTGTGGTGAGGGTCTTTGGCGAGAACCAGGATACGTTACGTTCCCTTTCCTTCAAAGTTGAAGAACTGTTGAGAAAGCATCCGGGTACATTCTATATCAACAATGAGCTGAACGTCTATAAATCTGATATCAAAATAAAAATCGATAAAGAAAAGGCAAGAACATTGGGCGTAATGACAAGTGACGTTGATAAAGTGATCCGTATGGCTGTGGCAGGACTGAATGTGGGTGATTACATTGATGACCGAGGCGATTCCAGGAATGTGGTCATTACGCTACCGAGAGAAAAATTTTCAAATTTAGATGCTCTTAAAAATCTATATGTCAATAATATTCAGGGTGTGCCGGTACAAATGGACCAGATAGCGACCATCGGCTTTGAGAAATCACCTACCGCCATCAACCATTTCAATAAATCCAGGTTTGTCAAAGTGACCTCATTGACAAAGGACGGAGTACTGGCAAATGATATATTAAAAGATATTGTCCCGGAACTGGACAAAATGAAGCTGCCACCTGGATATTCCTATAAACTGGCCGGAGAAAAAGAATCTGAGGGTGATACCTTGGGAGGGAATTTTATTTCGGTCATTATCCTGAGTGCATTTCTGTTTGTTGCTGTTTTATTACTCCAGTTCAAAACATTCAAAGGGATCATTATTGTATTGTCCATTATCCCATTGGGAATATTAGGCGGTGTCGCATTATTACTGCTCACAGGAAATCCTATGTCATTGGTATCCATCATAGGTTTTATAGGCCTATCGGGAATCCAGGTTAAAAACTCACTGCTTTTGGTTGACTTTACAAATCAGCTTAGGCTTGAAGGGCACAGTATTGATGAAGCCATCCATATTGCCGGTGAAACCCGTTTCCTTCCTGTTGTGTTGACCTCGATCACTGCAATTTGCGGGCTTCTTCCTATCGCATTGAACCCCAATCCATTGATTGCACCATTGGCCATTGTATTGATCGGAGGATTGATAAGCTCAACCATACTGTCAAGAATTGTTACACCCGTGATGTATAAATTGATACCTCCGCAACTTGATGAGAAGATATAACTTTAAAAATAGCAAGACACTTAAAATAAATTAATGGAAACAACAATATTTAAAAATATAGAGATTAAGAATGTGACCGTATTCGGGTCCGGCGTACTTGGAGCACAAATAGCTTTTCACACAGCTTATCACGGATATAATGTTACACTATTTGACATCAGTTACGAATTGCTCGAAAATGCCAAACAAAAATTTGAGCAGTTCAAACCAATGTACCAGCTGGACATCAATGCAGAGCTTGCTGATCTTGACAATGCAGTAAATAGAATCAGTTATACCACAGATCTGAAGGAATCCGTAAAAGATGCCGACCTGACCATTGAAGCGATTCCGGAAGACATCAAGATCAAAAAGGATTTTTACACCAGATTAGGGATTGTGGCACCTGCAAAAACGATCTTTTGCACCAACTCATCTACATTACTGCCCAGCCAATTTGCGGCTGAAACTGGAAGACCCGAAAGGTTTTTAGCCCTCCATTTTGCCAATTATCTATGGAAGAACAATGTGGCTGAAATAATGAGCCACTCAGGAACAGATCGTGACATTTTTGAAGAAGTCACGCAATTTGCCAAGACGATCGGCATGCTGACAATCCAGATTTACAAAGAACAACCCGGATATGTGATGAATTCCCTTTTGGTGCCCTGGTTAATTGCCGGTCTGGATCTATTTAGAAATGGTGTTGCGGATGCGCCGTCTATTGACAAAACGTGGATGAAGACCGTGGGGGCCGATCTCGGCCCCATGGCCATGGCTGATCTGGTAGGTTTGAACACAGCATATAATGTAACTAAAGCGTATGCTGAATTGACTGGAGAGAAGGCATGGAAAGACCGCAGTTATTTTATTAAAGAAAATTTTATAGATCAAAACAAGCTTGGGATCTCTACTGGAGAAGGTTTTTACAAGTACCCGAACCCGGCCTATCAAGAAGCGGACTTCCTAAAATAGAGGACATGCAAACATATTTATCGTTACGATAAATATAAATTTTAATCAACTAAATAATACCAAAATGAAAGAATACATTTTAATTACCGGAGCATCATCCGGCATTGGTCACGAGATGGCCTACCAGCTTGCAGAGAAAGCCTATAACCTCATATTGGTTGCCCGTACAGAAACCAAACTCCAGCAAATGCAGAAAGAACTAACAAAAAAATACGGGATCTTGGTTCATTATTTCGTCTCAGACCTGTCCGTTGTCAGTAGTGCTACTGACCTGTACGCAAAGGTGATAAACCAAAATTTGCAAGTGAGCCACCTGATGAA comes from Chryseobacterium sp. 3008163 and encodes:
- a CDS encoding efflux RND transporter permease subunit, whose protein sequence is MKITNFSVKNYQFTLIIFVLVAVVGILTLFTMPRSEDPTTDPPQYLITVIYPGTSPKDMEEQVVKPIENKIYGLENIDKILTTVEDGVAAIQVKFKYGVDVDNKYQEISTEMNALKTSELPKDIYLIKTEKISSSDVKILQIALVSNTMSGKALRDQADQLKTQLEKITNLKEVKYAGIPEQEIRIDLQLDKLAQLKIPLNLVMGSIQSEAADIPGGSINLDSKVFNVKTSGKFKNVEDVSNTVIYNANGKIVYLKDVAKVSYKDGTVNHITRLNGNRCILVTAGMKDNVNISTVKDQYVPILEAFDKTLPENIKMVKNFDQADMVSKRLGHLGFDFGLAIVLVVITLLPLGFRASIIVMISIPLSLALGLITMDLMGYSLNQLSIVGLVVALGLLVDDSIVVVENIERWLREGHSRKDAILKGTKQIGIAVVGCTATLVIAFLPLAFLPDIAGEFIRSLPMAVMTSVLASMIVALTLVPFLGSKILKTHTHGEGNFFLKHLQRFLSYSYKGIMPVALKWPKATVGISIGLSVLAFFLFSLAGFKLFPTSEKPMFLVNIKMPLQADIPESDRVTKLIEKELKKESEIVYFTSNVGKGNPQIYYNVHQQDVKPDFAQIFVQMDEKAGPDTKTELIKKLRNKFADFPYARIEVKDFEQGTPVEANIVVRVFGENQDTLRSLSFKVEELLRKHPGTFYINNELNVYKSDIKIKIDKEKARTLGVMTSDVDKVIRMAVAGLNVGDYIDDRGDSRNVVITLPREKFSNLDALKNLYVNNIQGVPVQMDQIATIGFEKSPTAINHFNKSRFVKVTSLTKDGVLANDILKDIVPELDKMKLPPGYSYKLAGEKESEGDTLGGNFISVIILSAFLFVAVLLLQFKTFKGIIIVLSIIPLGILGGVALLLLTGNPMSLVSIIGFIGLSGIQVKNSLLLVDFTNQLRLEGHSIDEAIHIAGETRFLPVVLTSITAICGLLPIALNPNPLIAPLAIVLIGGLISSTILSRIVTPVMYKLIPPQLDEKI
- a CDS encoding 3-hydroxyacyl-CoA dehydrogenase is translated as METTIFKNIEIKNVTVFGSGVLGAQIAFHTAYHGYNVTLFDISYELLENAKQKFEQFKPMYQLDINAELADLDNAVNRISYTTDLKESVKDADLTIEAIPEDIKIKKDFYTRLGIVAPAKTIFCTNSSTLLPSQFAAETGRPERFLALHFANYLWKNNVAEIMSHSGTDRDIFEEVTQFAKTIGMLTIQIYKEQPGYVMNSLLVPWLIAGLDLFRNGVADAPSIDKTWMKTVGADLGPMAMADLVGLNTAYNVTKAYAELTGEKAWKDRSYFIKENFIDQNKLGISTGEGFYKYPNPAYQEADFLK